One Luteibacter sp. 9135 DNA segment encodes these proteins:
- a CDS encoding DUF1631 domain-containing protein — protein sequence MNNANEPSNVVDLSHRMDPRIESVGALLVTVRGLATKRLHALATNMFENIDDALFDLAEKAENNAAQTQFFDGMREVRKKRAIVERSFLGQVARDLADFSAGRTRAPEADAHARPLANIELSLVGENELEESLAITSMIGKNEQRLARALFAVNQRLSVICGGARMDDASNPVGPASLAGAFRQAMRELVVEVRVKLIIYKLFDRYVLAGIDELYDDINNELAAAGVLPQLRHEIATRRSDAPAPTGPASSATTTAQTTAPVTDAAAAEFMQSLHAMFSARRGAISALAGTATGGGQALPIGPLPSAAEMLGALTLLQSQIASLPSHTAPLATQADVTRDVAQLKEQLLVQIGQLRGQQTAHVSGVDEDTIDLVGMLFEFILEDRNLPAEMQVMLARLQIPYLKVALLDRRLFAHKSHPARQLLDAMADAAKGWSAESDRDGRLFDKTRTIVERLLRDFDDDVDLFNRLATELQDFLDISRKRAELAEQRVAESTRGREKLEHARRRAAEEIVSRVGGAALPPLIHGVLTRAWANYIVLTLLRQGEESPEFRESLRFVDDFIASARPVYDLNGRRDLRALLPSVEQTLRRGLAAVAFQDADTEQLLAQLHAFYRQQLGELVPETGSGTLIASVTPLPDAIQAIDEPIVEPVPEDESLPDEAFDERNLAQARELRVGQWLEFTSEDGSTDRAKLSWISPISGRYLFVNRRGLKVADHSLAGLAQGFANGTARLLDSALLFDRAMDAIVERLRTPDPGA from the coding sequence ATGAATAACGCGAACGAGCCGTCGAACGTCGTCGATCTCAGCCATCGAATGGACCCTCGCATCGAAAGTGTGGGTGCGCTCCTCGTCACGGTGCGCGGGCTGGCCACCAAGCGGCTGCACGCGCTGGCCACCAACATGTTCGAGAACATCGACGACGCCCTGTTCGACCTGGCCGAGAAGGCCGAGAACAACGCCGCGCAAACCCAGTTCTTCGACGGCATGCGCGAGGTGCGCAAGAAGCGCGCGATCGTCGAACGCAGTTTCCTGGGCCAGGTGGCCCGCGACCTGGCCGACTTCTCCGCCGGCCGCACGCGCGCGCCCGAGGCCGACGCGCACGCCCGCCCCCTGGCGAACATCGAACTCAGCCTCGTCGGCGAGAACGAACTGGAAGAATCGCTGGCGATCACCAGCATGATCGGCAAGAACGAGCAACGCCTCGCCCGCGCCCTGTTCGCCGTGAACCAGCGCCTGTCGGTGATCTGCGGCGGCGCCCGCATGGACGACGCCTCCAACCCGGTCGGCCCCGCCTCGCTGGCCGGGGCCTTCCGCCAGGCCATGCGCGAGCTGGTGGTGGAGGTCCGGGTCAAGCTGATCATCTACAAGCTTTTCGACCGCTATGTGCTCGCCGGCATCGACGAGCTGTACGACGACATCAACAACGAACTGGCCGCGGCCGGCGTGCTCCCGCAGTTGCGCCACGAGATCGCCACGCGCCGCAGCGACGCGCCCGCCCCTACCGGCCCGGCGTCCTCGGCCACGACAACGGCGCAGACGACGGCCCCGGTCACCGACGCGGCCGCCGCGGAGTTCATGCAGTCGTTGCACGCCATGTTCTCCGCGCGTCGCGGCGCGATCTCCGCCCTGGCGGGCACGGCCACCGGCGGCGGCCAGGCGCTGCCGATCGGTCCGTTGCCCAGCGCGGCGGAAATGCTCGGTGCGCTGACCTTGCTGCAAAGCCAGATCGCCAGCCTGCCCAGCCATACCGCACCGCTGGCGACACAGGCCGACGTCACCCGCGACGTGGCCCAGCTGAAGGAACAGTTGCTCGTCCAGATCGGCCAGCTGCGCGGGCAACAGACCGCGCACGTGTCGGGCGTGGACGAGGACACGATCGATCTCGTGGGCATGTTGTTCGAGTTCATCCTCGAAGACCGCAACCTGCCCGCCGAGATGCAGGTGATGCTGGCGCGCCTGCAGATTCCCTACCTGAAGGTCGCCCTGCTCGACCGGCGCCTGTTCGCGCACAAGTCCCACCCGGCGCGCCAGCTGCTGGATGCCATGGCCGATGCGGCCAAGGGCTGGTCGGCCGAATCCGACCGCGACGGCCGCCTGTTCGACAAGACCCGGACCATCGTCGAACGGCTGCTGCGCGATTTCGACGACGACGTGGATCTCTTCAACCGCCTGGCGACGGAGTTGCAGGATTTCCTCGACATCAGCCGCAAGCGTGCGGAGCTGGCCGAGCAGCGCGTGGCCGAATCCACCCGCGGCCGAGAAAAACTGGAGCACGCCCGTCGGCGCGCCGCGGAGGAAATCGTCAGCCGGGTCGGCGGTGCCGCGTTGCCGCCGCTGATCCATGGCGTGCTGACCCGGGCCTGGGCCAACTACATCGTGCTCACCCTGCTGCGCCAAGGCGAGGAATCGCCCGAATTCCGCGAATCGCTGCGCTTCGTCGACGATTTCATCGCCAGCGCCCGTCCGGTCTACGACCTCAACGGGCGACGCGACCTGCGTGCTTTGCTGCCCTCGGTGGAGCAGACGCTGCGCCGCGGACTGGCCGCCGTGGCGTTCCAGGATGCCGACACCGAACAGTTGCTGGCACAGTTGCACGCGTTCTACCGGCAGCAGCTGGGCGAGTTGGTACCGGAGACCGGATCGGGCACGCTCATCGCCAGCGTGACGCCGCTGCCCGACGCCATCCAGGCGATCGACGAACCGATCGTCGAGCCGGTGCCCGAGGACGAATCCCTGCCGGACGAGGCCTTCGACGAGCGCAACCTCGCCCAGGCCCGCGAGCTGAGGGTCGGCCAGTGGCTGGAATTCACCAGCGAGGACGGCAGCACCGACCGCGCCAAGCTCTCCTGGATCAGCCCGATCAGCGGTCGCTACCTGTTCGTGAACCGTCGCGGCCTCAAGGTGGCCGACCATAGTCTTGCCGGCCTGGCCCAGGGCTTTGCCAACGGCACGGCGCGGCTGCTCGATTCCGCACTGCTGTTCGACCGCGCCATGGACGCCATCGTGGAACGCCTGCGCACACCGGATCCGGGTGCCTGA
- a CDS encoding Trm112 family protein, with amino-acid sequence MDKRLLDILCCPVSKRPLRPLTAAERDTLNSAIRAGSVDTVAGDKVTDVLAEGLITTDGQLVYRVEDGIPVMLPEAGIGTLQLTGFTPESGLAQNP; translated from the coding sequence ATGGACAAGCGACTTCTCGACATCCTCTGCTGCCCTGTCAGCAAGCGCCCCCTGCGCCCCTTGACGGCGGCCGAGCGCGACACCCTCAACAGTGCCATCCGCGCGGGCTCGGTCGACACCGTAGCCGGCGATAAAGTCACCGATGTCCTGGCCGAAGGCCTGATCACCACCGACGGCCAGCTGGTCTATCGCGTCGAGGACGGCATCCCCGTGATGCTGCCGGAAGCCGGCATCGGCACGCTGCAGCTCACCGGCTTTACGCCGGAAAGCGGTCTCGCGCAGAATCCGTGA
- the purE gene encoding 5-(carboxyamino)imidazole ribonucleotide mutase, which yields MISNEGNGAGAARVGVVMGSRSDWETMEHASATLTRLGIVHEVQVVSAHRTPDLLFGYADGARGRGIQVIIAGAGGAAHLPGMIAAKTALPVFGVPVQSKALNGMDSLLSIAQMPAGIPVGTLAIGRAGATNAALLAASVLALHDPAVASALDAFRAEQTRNVLDNPDPRT from the coding sequence ATGATTTCCAACGAAGGTAACGGAGCGGGCGCCGCGCGCGTGGGCGTGGTGATGGGCTCGCGATCGGACTGGGAAACGATGGAGCATGCCTCCGCCACGCTGACCCGCCTTGGCATCGTCCACGAGGTGCAGGTGGTTTCGGCCCACCGCACGCCCGATCTCTTGTTCGGCTATGCCGACGGCGCGCGCGGCCGCGGTATCCAGGTGATCATCGCCGGCGCCGGCGGCGCGGCCCACCTGCCGGGCATGATCGCGGCGAAAACGGCCCTGCCGGTGTTCGGCGTACCCGTGCAGTCCAAGGCCCTGAACGGCATGGATTCCCTGCTTTCCATCGCGCAGATGCCTGCGGGCATCCCCGTGGGCACCCTGGCGATCGGCCGCGCCGGTGCGACCAACGCCGCCTTGCTGGCCGCCTCCGTGCTCGCCTTGCACGATCCCGCCGTGGCCAGCGCGCTGGATGCCTTCCGCGCCGAGCAGACCCGCAACGTCCTTGACAACCCGGACCCGCGTACGTGA
- a CDS encoding 5-(carboxyamino)imidazole ribonucleotide synthase has translation MSRTLPTVGILGGGQLARMLTLAAAPLGIRTLVVDASPDACAGQVAELVVADWSDEAALAAFAARVDVVTFDFENVPAAVAERLAGQVDVFPNPRALAVAQDRLSEKTLFREAGLDTPDFETVDTRDDLVRAVGRIGTPAILKTRRLGYDGKGQFRLKSDGDIDAAWAALGDAAGQHGLILEAFVPFDRELSVVAVRGRDGAFRAWPLTRNWHVDGVLSLSLAPAPGTSDDMDRAAIAHARTIAEKLDYVGVFALELFVRGGDLLGNEMAPRVHNSGHWTIEGAYTSQFENHIRAVLGLALGDTGVRGASAMLNWIGDLPDPAPVLSVADGHWHDYGKEARAGRKVGHATICAADAGSLRAKLAEVGASLGRDDQVAPAVELLG, from the coding sequence GTGAGCCGCACGCTCCCCACCGTAGGCATCCTGGGCGGCGGCCAGCTGGCGCGCATGCTGACCCTGGCTGCGGCGCCGCTGGGCATTCGCACCCTCGTGGTGGATGCGTCGCCCGACGCCTGCGCCGGCCAGGTGGCCGAGCTGGTGGTGGCCGACTGGTCCGACGAGGCCGCGCTGGCCGCGTTTGCCGCCCGGGTGGACGTGGTCACCTTCGACTTCGAGAACGTGCCCGCCGCCGTCGCCGAGCGCCTGGCCGGGCAGGTCGACGTGTTCCCGAATCCGCGGGCCCTGGCCGTGGCGCAGGATCGTCTCAGCGAGAAAACCCTGTTCCGCGAGGCGGGCCTGGATACGCCCGACTTCGAGACCGTGGACACACGCGACGACCTGGTTCGCGCGGTCGGCCGGATCGGCACCCCGGCCATCCTGAAGACGCGGCGGCTCGGCTACGACGGCAAGGGGCAGTTCCGCCTGAAGTCGGACGGCGATATCGACGCGGCCTGGGCGGCGCTCGGCGATGCCGCCGGCCAGCACGGGCTGATCCTGGAAGCCTTCGTGCCGTTCGACAGGGAGTTGTCGGTCGTGGCCGTGCGAGGTCGCGACGGTGCCTTTCGGGCCTGGCCGCTGACGCGTAACTGGCATGTCGACGGCGTGCTGTCGCTCAGCCTCGCCCCCGCGCCGGGCACGTCCGACGACATGGATCGCGCCGCCATCGCGCATGCGCGCACCATCGCGGAAAAACTGGATTACGTGGGTGTGTTCGCGCTGGAGCTGTTCGTCCGCGGCGGCGACCTGCTCGGCAACGAAATGGCCCCGCGCGTGCACAACTCCGGTCACTGGACCATCGAGGGCGCGTACACCAGCCAGTTCGAGAACCATATCCGCGCCGTGCTGGGCCTGGCGTTGGGCGACACGGGTGTCCGTGGTGCCAGCGCCATGCTCAACTGGATCGGCGACCTGCCGGACCCGGCGCCGGTGTTATCGGTGGCCGACGGTCATTGGCACGATTACGGAAAGGAAGCGCGCGCGGGTCGCAAGGTCGGCCACGCGACGATCTGCGCCGCCGATGCCGGCAGCCTGCGTGCGAAGCTTGCCGAGGTGGGTGCATCGCTGGGTCGTGATGACCAGGTGGCGCCGGCTGTCGAGTTGCTGGGCTGA
- a CDS encoding superoxide dismutase, which yields MAFELPPLPYEKNALEPHISAETLEFHYGKHHQTYVTNLNNLVKGTEFEDKSLEDIVKSSSGGIFNNAAQIWNHTFYWHSMRAPGGAEPPAKLADALTKAFGGVDKFKEEFAKQAAANFGSGWTWLVQRPDGSLAIVNTSNAATPITGSDKPLFTADVWEHAYYIDYRNARPKYLEAFWNLVNWDFAAKNLA from the coding sequence ATGGCGTTCGAACTTCCCCCGCTTCCGTACGAAAAGAATGCACTCGAGCCGCACATCTCCGCCGAAACGCTGGAGTTTCACTACGGCAAGCACCACCAGACCTACGTGACCAACCTCAATAACCTGGTCAAGGGTACGGAATTCGAGGACAAGAGCCTTGAGGATATCGTCAAGTCGTCCTCGGGCGGTATCTTCAACAACGCCGCCCAGATCTGGAACCACACCTTCTACTGGCACTCCATGCGTGCCCCGGGCGGCGCCGAGCCGCCGGCCAAGCTCGCCGACGCGCTGACCAAAGCCTTCGGTGGCGTGGACAAGTTCAAGGAAGAATTCGCCAAGCAGGCCGCCGCCAACTTCGGCTCCGGCTGGACCTGGCTGGTGCAGCGCCCGGATGGCTCGCTCGCCATCGTCAACACATCCAACGCCGCCACGCCGATCACCGGCAGCGACAAGCCGCTGTTCACTGCGGACGTGTGGGAACACGCTTACTACATCGACTACCGCAACGCCCGCCCGAAGTACCTGGAAGCTTTCTGGAACCTGGTCAACTGGGATTTTGCGGCGAAGAACCTCGCCTGA
- the grxD gene encoding Grx4 family monothiol glutaredoxin — protein MDVVDEIKAIVAAHPIVLFMKGTPDYPTCGFSDRAVKALAAAGATFFTVNVLADPRVRAGLPHYSNWPTFPQLFLLGEFIGGCDIVEDLHSAGELKRMAADVAEANS, from the coding sequence ATGGACGTCGTAGACGAGATCAAGGCCATCGTGGCGGCCCATCCGATCGTGCTTTTCATGAAAGGCACGCCGGACTACCCCACCTGCGGATTCTCCGATCGCGCGGTCAAGGCGCTGGCAGCGGCGGGCGCCACCTTCTTCACCGTCAACGTCCTGGCCGATCCGCGCGTCCGGGCGGGCCTGCCGCACTATTCCAACTGGCCCACCTTTCCCCAGTTGTTCCTACTGGGTGAGTTCATCGGTGGCTGCGATATCGTCGAAGACCTGCACTCGGCCGGTGAGCTGAAGCGCATGGCCGCCGATGTGGCGGAGGCCAATTCGTGA